In the Gallaecimonas pentaromativorans genome, one interval contains:
- a CDS encoding HupE/UreJ family protein produces MKGWLLLLLLALPAWGHQASTAFLRLDGNQGVLELSLMDLASRLNLDSDADGQLTWGEVTQHRAAVAAVVGQGLRFRRGEQPCALSLTGNWQAERHFNEVFLWLPLRLDCPEAGALALDYRLFSKTPGHKLLLAMAGHPAGMISPGQGEVALGQRPLWRVLAEYLLQGVWHIWTGIDHVLFLLALLLPAVLVARGRGWAVEANRKRVWRQVLWIVSAFTLAHSVTLTLTALGVELLPGPWVELAIAVSVLAAALNLIWPWCRQVLWMTAGFGLLHGMGFAGALAALGLPADARLPAILVFNLGVEVGQLAIVLLVLPPLLLFRFNPGYRRRFLPAAGSVMSLVAVVWTCQRLLVAIGH; encoded by the coding sequence ATGAAAGGCTGGTTATTGCTGCTGTTGCTGGCCCTGCCAGCCTGGGGCCACCAGGCCAGCACCGCTTTTCTGCGCCTGGACGGCAACCAAGGGGTGCTGGAGCTGAGCCTGATGGATTTGGCCAGCCGCCTTAACCTTGACAGCGACGCCGATGGCCAGCTGACCTGGGGCGAAGTCACCCAGCACCGCGCGGCGGTGGCGGCAGTGGTTGGCCAGGGGCTGCGTTTTCGCCGAGGCGAGCAGCCCTGCGCCCTGAGCCTTACAGGCAACTGGCAGGCCGAGCGTCATTTCAACGAGGTGTTTTTATGGCTGCCGCTGCGCCTTGATTGCCCAGAGGCTGGCGCGCTTGCTTTGGATTACCGGCTTTTTAGCAAGACCCCGGGCCATAAGCTGCTGCTGGCCATGGCTGGGCACCCGGCGGGCATGATAAGCCCGGGCCAGGGCGAGGTGGCCCTTGGCCAAAGGCCGTTGTGGCGGGTGTTGGCCGAGTACCTGCTGCAAGGGGTTTGGCATATCTGGACCGGTATCGACCATGTGCTGTTTTTGCTGGCATTGCTGCTGCCGGCGGTGCTGGTGGCGCGGGGACGGGGCTGGGCGGTGGAGGCCAACCGCAAGCGCGTTTGGCGCCAGGTGCTGTGGATAGTGTCGGCCTTTACCCTGGCCCATTCGGTGACCCTGACCTTGACGGCGCTCGGCGTTGAGCTGCTGCCTGGCCCCTGGGTGGAGCTGGCCATCGCGGTGTCGGTGCTGGCGGCGGCGCTCAATCTGATTTGGCCCTGGTGCCGCCAAGTGTTGTGGATGACCGCCGGCTTTGGCCTGCTGCACGGTATGGGCTTTGCCGGCGCCTTGGCCGCCCTTGGCCTGCCGGCCGATGCCCGGCTGCCAGCCATCTTAGTCTTTAACTTGGGGGTGGAAGTGGGGCAGCTGGCTATCGTGCTGTTGGTGCTGCCCCCCCTATTGCTCTTTCGCTTTAACCCCGGTTATCGGCGCCGCTTTTTACCGGCGGCGGGCAGTGTGATGTCGCTGGTGGCCGTGGTGTGGACCTGCCAGCGGCTCTTGGTGGCCATCGGCCATTAA
- a CDS encoding MFS transporter: MKALLSQRRFGPLFFTQALGAANDNLFKNALMLLLTFGGSQLLPWQDSSLTVNIAAGLFILPFLLFSATAGSLADSMDKARLIRYIKLWEILIMAGAVLALWAGQYLLLLGVLFLMGSQSAFFGPVKYAILPQLLKPSELVAGNAWVEMGTFVAILLGTIAGGLVVGMEAALRWLSVGLLVLAVAGYLAARLIPAAPASPKAQPFQFKPWQQSREMFRIGRQNRTLFLSLMAISWFWFLGAGYLTQFANYARLNLGGDNTVVTALLVAFSVGVAIGSMLCERLSGGQVELGLVPIGSVGLTLFGLDLAFASPTEVAPQLMGLGAYLAEPYGWRVLIDLTLIGVFGGLFIVPLYALLQSRADEDQRARVIAANNVMNALFMVASALFGILFLSVMELSIDQYFGVLAIMNAAVALYVYFQLPEFVLRLCIWLLSHSFYRVKSQGLAQIPKEGPALLVCNHVSFVDALLLAGSCRRPVRFVMDKSIYQLPVLNWLFKVAKTIPICSQKQDPDTYQRAFERIDAELAAGEVVCIFPEGKLTRDGNINSFRPGVEKILEQRPVPVVPMALKGLWGSFFSHQGKGAFKPGRGRFWSKIAIVAGPALDGAHTDAAELEAQVRGLRGEQM, encoded by the coding sequence ATGAAAGCCCTGCTTAGCCAACGCCGTTTCGGGCCGCTTTTTTTCACCCAGGCCCTGGGGGCTGCCAACGACAACCTGTTCAAAAATGCGCTGATGCTGCTGCTGACTTTTGGCGGCAGCCAACTGTTGCCCTGGCAGGACAGCTCCCTGACGGTGAACATTGCCGCCGGCCTCTTTATTCTGCCGTTTTTGTTGTTCTCCGCCACGGCCGGTAGCCTTGCCGACAGCATGGATAAGGCGCGGCTTATCCGTTACATCAAGCTGTGGGAGATCCTCATCATGGCCGGCGCCGTGCTGGCGCTGTGGGCAGGGCAATACCTGCTGCTGCTGGGGGTATTGTTTTTGATGGGCAGCCAGTCGGCCTTTTTCGGGCCAGTCAAATACGCCATCTTGCCGCAGCTGTTAAAGCCCTCGGAGCTGGTGGCCGGTAATGCCTGGGTGGAAATGGGCACCTTTGTGGCCATTTTGCTTGGCACCATCGCCGGCGGCCTGGTGGTGGGTATGGAAGCGGCGCTGCGTTGGTTAAGCGTGGGGCTGCTGGTGCTGGCCGTGGCCGGTTATCTGGCCGCCCGGCTTATTCCCGCTGCCCCGGCCAGCCCCAAGGCCCAGCCTTTTCAATTCAAACCCTGGCAGCAAAGCCGGGAGATGTTTCGTATCGGCCGCCAAAACCGCACCCTCTTTCTCTCCTTGATGGCCATCAGCTGGTTCTGGTTCCTGGGTGCCGGTTACCTTACCCAGTTTGCCAACTACGCCCGCCTTAACCTTGGCGGCGACAACACCGTGGTCACGGCGCTGCTGGTGGCGTTTTCGGTGGGGGTGGCCATCGGCTCCATGCTCTGTGAGCGCTTAAGTGGCGGCCAGGTGGAGCTGGGCCTGGTGCCCATCGGCTCGGTAGGGTTGACCCTTTTTGGCCTGGACTTGGCCTTTGCCTCGCCGACCGAAGTGGCGCCGCAACTGATGGGCCTTGGGGCATATCTCGCCGAGCCTTACGGTTGGCGGGTGCTGATTGACCTAACCCTTATCGGGGTCTTTGGCGGCCTTTTTATCGTGCCCCTTTATGCCCTCTTACAATCTCGCGCCGACGAAGATCAGCGGGCGCGGGTGATCGCTGCCAACAACGTGATGAACGCGCTGTTTATGGTGGCCAGCGCGCTGTTTGGCATCCTCTTTTTAAGTGTGATGGAGTTGTCCATCGACCAGTACTTCGGGGTGCTGGCCATCATGAACGCAGCGGTGGCGCTCTATGTGTACTTCCAGCTGCCCGAGTTCGTGCTGCGCCTTTGCATCTGGCTGCTCAGCCACAGCTTTTACCGGGTGAAAAGCCAAGGCCTGGCGCAGATCCCCAAAGAAGGGCCAGCACTGCTGGTGTGTAACCACGTCAGTTTTGTCGATGCGTTGCTGCTGGCCGGCAGTTGCCGGCGCCCGGTGCGCTTTGTGATGGACAAAAGCATCTACCAGTTGCCGGTGCTCAACTGGCTGTTCAAGGTGGCCAAAACCATTCCCATTTGCTCGCAAAAGCAAGACCCTGACACCTACCAGCGGGCCTTTGAGCGCATCGACGCCGAACTGGCCGCCGGCGAGGTGGTGTGCATCTTCCCCGAGGGCAAACTGACCCGGGATGGCAACATCAATAGCTTCCGGCCGGGGGTGGAGAAAATTCTTGAACAACGCCCGGTGCCGGTGGTGCCCATGGCACTGAAGGGCCTGTGGGGCAGCTTTTTCAGCCACCAGGGCAAAGGGGCCTTTAAACCGGGGCGCGGCCGCTTTTGGTCAAAAATCGCCATCGTTGCCGGCCCGGCTTTGGACGGTGCCCACACCGATGCCGCAGAGCTGGAGGCCCAGGTACGAGGCTTGCGCGGCGAACAAATGTAA
- a CDS encoding Ig-like domain-containing protein yields the protein MKRFICLLTLVLAGCGSDGDGQTNLPPMAQDANFTLEADTTLSDRLSASDANGDSLSFSLASGVSNGTLTLSASGAFSYTPAATYTGSDSFSFTVSDGDKSDTATVNLTITAQQVAFSRYSRAAFMQDMDAEPLAINGRAFTQDVTDTAEYADLLEGGQ from the coding sequence ATGAAACGTTTTATCTGCCTGCTCACCTTGGTGCTGGCCGGCTGCGGCTCGGACGGCGACGGTCAGACCAACCTGCCCCCCATGGCCCAGGACGCCAACTTTACCCTGGAAGCCGACACCACCCTTAGCGACAGGCTAAGCGCCAGCGACGCCAACGGCGACTCGCTGAGCTTTAGCCTGGCGAGCGGTGTCAGCAACGGCACCTTGACCCTGTCGGCCAGCGGCGCCTTTAGCTACACCCCGGCCGCCACCTACACCGGTAGCGACAGCTTTTCTTTCACCGTCAGCGACGGCGACAAAAGCGACACCGCCACCGTCAACCTCACCATTACCGCCCAGCAGGTGGCTTTTAGCCGTTATTCCCGCGCCGCCTTTATGCAGGATATGGATGCCGAGCCCCTGGCCATCAACGGCCGGGCCTTTACCCAGGACGTGACCGACACCGCCGAATATGCCGATTTGCTGGAGGGGGGCCAATGA
- a CDS encoding TetR/AcrR family transcriptional regulator, which translates to MGRRNDHSPVEFDKMVVDTVWQWLQNQSASDLSLRKIASLIGYAPSTLVSVYGSYALLLLRVNSATLDRLAQNLAVTDPKAPARDRLLDAALGYLNFAREHPHAFRLIFEHKLAEGQSLPPHFCDKLEAMFGLVEAPLSELRPELSASALHLHARMLWASVHGICQLDIDNKLFLQGAEGQALICALLGHVLDKESQ; encoded by the coding sequence ATGGGTCGACGCAACGATCACAGCCCGGTGGAATTTGACAAGATGGTGGTGGACACCGTCTGGCAGTGGCTGCAAAACCAAAGCGCAAGCGATCTTAGCCTGCGAAAAATCGCCAGTTTGATTGGCTATGCCCCCAGCACCCTGGTGTCGGTGTACGGCAGCTACGCCTTGCTGCTGCTTAGGGTCAACAGCGCCACCCTCGACCGCCTCGCCCAAAACCTCGCGGTTACCGACCCCAAAGCGCCGGCCAGGGACAGGCTGCTGGACGCCGCCCTTGGTTACCTCAACTTTGCCCGGGAACATCCCCACGCCTTTCGGCTCATCTTTGAGCACAAGCTGGCCGAGGGGCAGAGCCTGCCACCGCATTTTTGCGACAAACTCGAAGCCATGTTTGGCCTGGTAGAAGCCCCCCTTAGCGAACTGCGCCCAGAGCTTAGCGCCAGCGCCCTGCATCTTCATGCACGCATGCTGTGGGCCAGCGTACACGGCATCTGCCAGTTGGATATCGACAACAAATTATTCTTGCAAGGCGCCGAGGGCCAAGCCCTTATCTGCGCCCTGCTCGGCCATGTTTTGGACAAGGAGTCCCAATGA
- a CDS encoding winged helix-turn-helix domain-containing protein, which yields MQFRHETFLLDTHHLKLGDGERSVTLDARMGKLLELLYEAYPECCSRQALLDALWPNTVVSDWSLSRLISDFRKLCQDHGLDAPMIQTLKGRGYRLESHAWQMAASQQPSEPPQTVPKLNNRPSKLWLAALPLMALAALLLYLPLSANNTPLQIAEPHNALGRVLWVDDHPGNNTAERRFLEAKGIATYIATSTEEALTILSLHRHNAVITDMGRDDDVLAGVHLLEQMRARGDLTPVLFYTIMPSDEKRQLVMAKGAQGIAFDSTALYQQLQPFFPARSAAKQGK from the coding sequence ATGCAATTTCGCCACGAGACATTCCTGCTCGACACCCACCACCTGAAGCTGGGTGACGGCGAGCGGTCGGTCACCCTGGATGCCCGCATGGGTAAGCTGCTGGAGCTGCTGTATGAGGCCTACCCAGAGTGCTGCTCGCGCCAGGCCCTGCTGGATGCCTTGTGGCCCAATACCGTGGTGTCTGACTGGTCCCTGTCCAGGCTAATCAGTGATTTTCGCAAGCTCTGCCAGGACCACGGCCTGGACGCCCCGATGATCCAAACCCTCAAGGGCCGGGGCTATCGGCTGGAAAGCCATGCCTGGCAGATGGCCGCCTCCCAGCAACCATCCGAGCCGCCGCAAACCGTGCCCAAGCTCAACAATCGCCCCAGCAAACTGTGGCTGGCGGCGCTGCCGTTGATGGCCTTGGCGGCGCTGCTGTTGTACCTGCCGCTGTCGGCCAACAACACCCCTTTGCAAATCGCCGAGCCGCATAACGCCCTTGGCCGGGTACTGTGGGTAGACGACCACCCCGGCAACAACACCGCCGAGCGGCGTTTTTTGGAGGCCAAAGGCATTGCCACTTACATTGCCACCTCAACCGAGGAGGCCCTGACCATACTGTCGCTCCATCGCCACAATGCTGTTATTACCGACATGGGCCGGGACGACGACGTGCTGGCCGGGGTGCATCTTCTGGAACAGATGCGGGCCAGGGGCGATCTGACCCCGGTGCTCTTCTACACCATCATGCCCTCGGATGAAAAACGGCAGTTGGTGATGGCCAAGGGGGCCCAGGGTATCGCCTTTGATTCCACCGCCCTTTACCAGCAATTACAGCCCTTTTTCCCAGCCCGTTCCGCCGCCAAACAAGGTAAATAA
- a CDS encoding dipeptidyl-peptidase 3 family protein, giving the protein MKKSLIALALAGLMAAPAFNASADTASSSYNLQAQRDKIVPVKMQVNTAFLNAEQKQVVNKLIQAAQLMSAIYLRQINEQNPAIRAEIAASNRPDKALLLNMFDEHFGPWDSLAAGHPFFGNKQNSLGAGFYPADMTKEEFNSWIAKHPEDKEAFTSLYTVIRRDGDKLVAIPYSQYYKEWLEPAAKLLDEAAAITSNQSLKNFLSLRAKAFRTDDYFASEIAWMDLKDTPIEVAIGPYENYTDGLFGYKTAFEAFVTIKDPVASGKLDRFKKYLRDMEANLPVPEHYKNFKRGFASPIAVADQIQGGGDNVPGVQTIAFNLPNDERVREAKGAKKVLLNNVMAAKFERIMKPMAAHILVPEQAKLLDQKYFGYETLFHEMSHSLGPGSIVVDGKPTTVAAQLQELYSGIEEGKADVMGAYNILFLMKKGELPESEKNNLLATYAAGLFRSMRFGVHEAHGIGAAYQYSYYVDHGALNLQKDGLYRIDFKKLESAITGLVHDVVVVQGDGNYAEAKAFLTQYGHIDDGVRHVNASLGDVPVDIQPIYPSKI; this is encoded by the coding sequence GTGAAAAAATCCCTTATCGCCCTGGCCCTGGCCGGCCTGATGGCCGCGCCCGCCTTTAATGCCAGCGCCGACACCGCCAGCAGCAGCTATAACCTGCAAGCCCAGCGCGACAAAATCGTGCCGGTGAAAATGCAGGTCAACACCGCCTTTTTGAACGCCGAGCAAAAGCAGGTGGTCAATAAGCTGATCCAGGCCGCCCAATTGATGAGCGCCATCTATCTGCGCCAGATCAATGAGCAAAACCCGGCCATCCGCGCCGAGATTGCCGCCTCCAACCGCCCGGACAAAGCCCTGCTGCTGAACATGTTCGACGAACATTTCGGCCCCTGGGACAGCCTGGCCGCCGGCCACCCCTTCTTTGGCAACAAGCAAAATTCCCTGGGCGCCGGCTTCTACCCGGCGGACATGACCAAAGAAGAGTTCAACAGCTGGATTGCCAAGCACCCGGAAGATAAAGAAGCCTTTACCAGCCTCTATACCGTGATTCGCCGCGACGGCGACAAGCTGGTGGCCATCCCCTATTCCCAGTACTACAAAGAGTGGCTGGAGCCGGCCGCCAAGCTGCTGGATGAGGCCGCCGCCATCACCAGCAACCAGAGCCTGAAAAACTTCCTGAGCCTGCGGGCCAAGGCCTTCCGTACCGACGATTACTTCGCTTCCGAAATCGCCTGGATGGATCTCAAGGACACCCCTATCGAAGTGGCCATCGGCCCTTACGAGAACTATACCGATGGCCTCTTTGGTTACAAAACCGCCTTTGAAGCCTTCGTGACCATCAAAGATCCGGTGGCCTCCGGCAAGCTCGATCGCTTCAAGAAATACCTGCGCGACATGGAAGCCAACCTGCCGGTACCGGAGCACTACAAGAACTTCAAGCGCGGCTTTGCCTCCCCCATCGCCGTGGCCGACCAAATCCAGGGCGGCGGCGATAACGTACCCGGCGTGCAGACCATCGCCTTCAACCTGCCCAACGACGAGCGGGTCCGCGAAGCCAAAGGCGCCAAGAAGGTGCTGTTGAACAACGTGATGGCTGCCAAGTTCGAGCGCATCATGAAGCCCATGGCCGCCCACATCCTGGTGCCTGAGCAAGCCAAGCTGCTGGACCAAAAATACTTCGGCTACGAGACCCTCTTTCACGAGATGTCCCACTCCCTGGGCCCAGGCTCCATCGTGGTTGACGGCAAGCCCACCACCGTTGCCGCCCAGCTCCAGGAGCTTTATTCCGGCATAGAGGAAGGCAAGGCCGACGTAATGGGCGCCTACAACATCCTGTTTTTGATGAAAAAAGGCGAGCTGCCTGAGAGTGAGAAGAACAACCTGCTGGCCACTTACGCCGCCGGTCTGTTCCGCTCCATGCGCTTTGGCGTGCACGAGGCCCACGGCATCGGCGCCGCTTACCAGTACAGCTACTATGTGGACCACGGCGCTCTGAACCTGCAAAAAGACGGCCTGTACCGCATCGACTTCAAAAAGCTGGAAAGCGCCATCACCGGCCTGGTGCATGACGTAGTGGTGGTGCAAGGCGACGGCAACTACGCCGAAGCCAAGGCTTTCCTCACTCAATACGGCCATATCGACGATGGCGTGCGCCACGTCAATGCCAGCCTTGGTGATGTGCCGGTGGACATCCAGCCCATCTACCCCAGCAAGATTTAA
- a CDS encoding Ig-like domain-containing protein has translation MKSQSILVASLALLLSACGGSDNDDTPTPVTNSAPTFSPLAVETLNGAPVSIDLATMSQDLDGDTLTIKTLGEAAHGSLSANGLVVSYDPDDSYAGTDTFSVVLTDGQHDVSGELSVDAYQGLTISGSVVDEPIPGATVTVTINGQTFTATADANGDYVLDLKTLDLGGYVKLVATSSTSPDVLLVSLVGEAGSLVAGGGTVNNDVTNITTARYVLAVEANGGEITSNSEMASAEDGIDADKLLEVAAVIKVMLDNPDYSLPEGFDNVLDFVADTEAYNDFVQEVTSTNPDDNALTQAMAAIISDPALTTAFTSDNLASHYYVTSAAAPGFLARGGDLITLASDNSCLFANEYNTQSCTWAISDGKLNVTFATPLENYGFYNVYDLLPAAQADQFMDEYGTSQLGGTRYDKGYSYTLLVSGDVIDSVNVAVTYDIVYDEVWIGGEKIDLPNLTDDSDDFRQLLRNGDGSVPMDIDQDALADDWAVPTYYDSAYGLTYNGDLLVFNSNGTATSGTGHADLSDRDFSWSLSSNTVTLTFTDGTVLSVVKLDEEGELNGLALTTRDSTGKVLAFSYNFGTWKDETNPFTATNVLTPTGHHWATFVNAWDASYWQDGELDYMAISAFGWEFYADGTSDNLQYYYDGGDEDGDGNTSEVMDRRYYGTWSIDEDDVLNFNRCFMAGNCERRQWLSLHNDGEELIVLERAYRDDGNGEYLSIPPRLNIYRDWQNLTVDRAVSSNNRVVAYPSSRSKRPRN, from the coding sequence ATGAAAAGCCAGTCAATCCTTGTAGCGTCCCTGGCCCTGCTACTGAGCGCATGCGGTGGCAGTGACAACGACGACACCCCAACGCCCGTTACCAACAGCGCCCCCACCTTCAGCCCCCTTGCCGTTGAAACCTTGAACGGCGCCCCGGTCAGCATCGACCTTGCCACCATGAGCCAGGACCTTGATGGCGACACCCTGACCATCAAAACCCTGGGCGAGGCCGCCCACGGCAGCCTGAGCGCCAACGGCCTGGTGGTGAGCTATGACCCGGACGACAGCTACGCCGGCACCGACACCTTTAGCGTGGTGCTGACCGACGGCCAGCATGATGTCAGCGGTGAGCTCAGCGTCGATGCCTACCAGGGGCTGACCATCAGCGGCTCGGTGGTAGACGAACCCATCCCCGGCGCTACCGTGACCGTGACCATCAACGGCCAAACCTTTACCGCCACCGCCGATGCCAACGGCGACTATGTGCTGGATCTCAAAACCCTGGATCTGGGGGGATACGTCAAGCTGGTAGCCACCAGCAGCACCAGCCCGGATGTGCTGCTGGTGAGCCTGGTCGGTGAAGCCGGCAGCCTGGTTGCTGGAGGCGGCACCGTTAATAACGACGTGACCAATATCACCACCGCCCGTTACGTGCTGGCGGTAGAAGCCAATGGCGGCGAGATAACCTCCAACAGCGAAATGGCCAGCGCCGAAGATGGCATCGACGCCGACAAGCTCTTGGAAGTGGCGGCAGTCATCAAGGTGATGCTGGACAATCCTGATTACAGCCTGCCAGAAGGTTTTGATAATGTGCTGGATTTTGTAGCCGATACCGAAGCCTATAACGACTTTGTACAAGAGGTCACCAGCACCAACCCAGACGACAACGCCCTAACCCAGGCCATGGCCGCCATTATCAGCGATCCGGCCCTGACCACCGCCTTTACCAGCGACAACCTGGCCAGCCACTACTATGTAACCAGCGCCGCTGCACCCGGCTTTTTGGCCAGAGGCGGCGACCTCATCACCCTTGCCAGCGACAACAGCTGCCTCTTTGCCAACGAATACAACACCCAAAGCTGCACCTGGGCCATCAGCGACGGCAAGCTCAACGTCACCTTTGCCACGCCGCTGGAAAACTACGGCTTTTATAACGTTTACGATCTGCTGCCTGCCGCCCAGGCGGATCAGTTCATGGACGAATACGGCACCTCCCAACTGGGTGGCACCCGCTATGACAAAGGCTACAGCTACACCCTGCTGGTGAGCGGTGATGTCATCGACAGCGTCAACGTCGCGGTAACCTATGACATCGTCTACGACGAGGTCTGGATAGGGGGCGAGAAAATCGACCTGCCCAACCTGACCGATGACAGCGACGATTTTCGCCAACTGCTGCGTAACGGCGATGGCTCGGTGCCCATGGACATCGACCAAGACGCCTTGGCCGACGACTGGGCCGTGCCCACCTATTACGACAGCGCCTATGGCCTTACCTACAACGGTGACCTGCTGGTGTTTAACTCCAACGGCACCGCCACTAGCGGCACCGGCCATGCCGACCTCTCGGACCGGGATTTCAGCTGGAGCCTGAGCAGTAATACCGTCACCCTCACCTTTACCGACGGCACCGTGCTTAGCGTCGTCAAACTTGATGAGGAAGGGGAGCTTAACGGCCTGGCCCTGACCACCCGAGATAGCACCGGCAAGGTGCTGGCTTTTAGCTACAACTTTGGTACCTGGAAAGACGAAACCAATCCCTTTACCGCCACCAACGTCCTGACCCCAACGGGCCACCACTGGGCCACCTTTGTTAACGCCTGGGACGCCAGCTACTGGCAGGACGGCGAGCTGGACTACATGGCCATCTCCGCCTTTGGCTGGGAGTTCTATGCCGACGGCACCTCTGACAACCTGCAGTACTACTACGACGGTGGCGATGAAGACGGCGATGGCAACACCAGTGAAGTCATGGACCGCCGCTACTACGGCACCTGGTCCATCGACGAAGACGATGTACTGAACTTCAACCGCTGCTTTATGGCCGGCAACTGCGAGCGCCGCCAGTGGTTGTCACTGCACAACGACGGCGAAGAGCTTATCGTGCTGGAGCGCGCCTATCGCGATGACGGCAACGGCGAGTATTTATCCATACCGCCGCGTCTTAACATCTACCGCGACTGGCAAAACTTGACGGTAGACAGAGCCGTTAGCAGCAATAACCGGGTGGTGGCCTACCCCAGTAGCCGCAGCAAACGCCCCCGCAATTAA
- a CDS encoding DUF4331 domain-containing protein: protein MKVSSVALALALGLAASASQASSHREAPAISRMPALDSTDFYVFRSYESGREGFVTLLANYLPLQDAYGGPNYFTLDPKAVYAIKIDNDGDAVEDLTFEFRFAESTPAVTLPIGDQSVAVPLKHVGALASGNTAALNFHESYSLSLVTGAQRSGNRTQLGDFTKPYDFVGLKTFGSADAYSQYARQYIAEVSLPGCASSGRVFVGQRKDPFVVNLGETFDLVNYVPVEGDSAPGAGDGGGFPGGISQSSDNDDLKDKNVTTLALELPISCIIGSGNGVIGAWTTASLPQARILNPAATFAKANVQGGALVQVSRLSNPLVNELVIGLADKDRFSSSEPKDDAQFATYVTNPTLPAILDLLFRDAVNSTLGTSISNLAPSNLPRTDLVAAFLTGFAGVNQQATVTPSEMLRLNTAIAPKAAAQQSAFGVAGDDLAGFPNGRRPGDDVVDIALRVMMGRLCYPIPVGGVDTDLGLCTSDDAPVGNVPFTDGAPLDASMIDSQFPYLKTPVAGSPN from the coding sequence ATGAAAGTCAGCTCCGTTGCACTCGCTTTGGCTCTGGGCCTGGCGGCAAGCGCCAGCCAGGCCTCCAGCCACCGCGAAGCCCCGGCCATCAGCCGGATGCCGGCCCTGGACTCCACCGATTTTTATGTCTTTCGCAGTTATGAGTCGGGCCGGGAAGGCTTTGTCACCCTGCTTGCCAACTACCTTCCGCTGCAAGATGCCTACGGCGGCCCCAACTACTTCACCCTGGATCCCAAGGCGGTCTACGCCATCAAGATTGATAACGATGGCGACGCCGTTGAAGACTTAACCTTTGAGTTCCGCTTTGCCGAAAGCACCCCCGCCGTCACCCTGCCCATTGGCGACCAGTCGGTGGCGGTGCCCCTCAAACACGTGGGCGCCCTGGCCAGCGGCAACACCGCCGCCCTTAACTTCCATGAAAGCTACAGCCTGAGCCTGGTTACCGGTGCCCAGCGCAGCGGCAACCGCACCCAGTTGGGGGATTTCACCAAGCCTTACGACTTTGTTGGCCTTAAAACCTTTGGCTCGGCTGACGCCTACAGCCAGTACGCCCGGCAATATATCGCCGAGGTGTCCCTGCCCGGTTGTGCCAGCAGTGGCCGGGTCTTCGTTGGCCAACGCAAGGACCCCTTTGTGGTGAACCTGGGCGAGACCTTTGACTTGGTCAACTATGTGCCGGTGGAAGGGGACTCAGCCCCTGGCGCCGGTGACGGTGGCGGCTTTCCCGGTGGCATCAGCCAAAGCAGCGACAATGACGATCTCAAAGACAAAAACGTCACTACCCTGGCCCTGGAGCTGCCCATCAGCTGCATTATCGGTAGCGGTAACGGCGTGATTGGCGCCTGGACCACCGCCAGCCTGCCCCAGGCGCGGATCCTCAATCCTGCTGCCACCTTCGCCAAAGCCAATGTCCAGGGCGGGGCCCTGGTACAGGTGTCGCGCCTGTCCAACCCCCTGGTCAATGAGCTGGTGATAGGCCTGGCCGATAAAGACCGCTTCTCCTCGTCCGAACCCAAAGACGATGCCCAGTTCGCCACCTATGTCACCAACCCAACCTTGCCGGCCATTTTGGACTTGCTGTTCCGTGACGCGGTGAACAGCACCCTTGGCACCAGCATCAGCAACCTGGCCCCCAGCAACCTGCCAAGAACCGATCTGGTGGCGGCCTTCTTGACCGGCTTTGCCGGGGTCAACCAGCAGGCCACCGTCACCCCGTCGGAGATGCTGCGCCTCAATACCGCCATCGCCCCCAAAGCGGCTGCGCAGCAATCGGCCTTTGGCGTGGCCGGTGACGACCTGGCTGGGTTCCCCAATGGCCGCCGCCCCGGTGACGACGTGGTGGACATTGCGCTGCGGGTAATGATGGGCCGTCTTTGCTACCCCATTCCGGTGGGCGGGGTGGATACCGACTTGGGCCTTTGCACCAGTGACGATGCCCCGGTGGGCAACGTACCCTTCACCGATGGCGCGCCTTTGGATGCCAGCATGATTGACAGCCAGTTCCCGTACCTCAAAACCCCGGTTGCCGGTTCACCCAACTAA